In Temnothorax longispinosus isolate EJ_2023e chromosome 2, Tlon_JGU_v1, whole genome shotgun sequence, one DNA window encodes the following:
- the Fuctc gene encoding alpha-(1,3)-fucosyltransferase C isoform X4 produces the protein MQMVYFQMNIAKAMKKKSYLFVSLIVTTILTTCLYFSVTYSDFQIHDIFLKMIREENYFADVTVKAETYREKGIKTILLWNTLFGDRNFYFGTGDIFRDCPFNKCKVFNDRDYLNVEDYDAILFHGNEMDAYEVPQKRKTTQFYVYVNLESPANREVYPKYRKSYFNLTMTYRLDSDIPWTYDIIEDVKSGKFLAPSRNADWNVFQNNTIFAGAEDAVDEMPSAILDTVRGKSKPVTWFVSNCDAKSGRQKYVEELSKHIRVDIYGKCGEFSCEKYRNCFSDVIEADYFFYLSFENSFCDDYVTEKLMNPLRYNVVPVVYGGANYSQFAPPNSYVNALDFDSPKELAAYLKYLTQDLQRYQSFLQWKKYYRVNVGTKQAVCNLCEVLHKQKKPKIYSDLTDWYAKDKCSIQALLDNNVDGYATKRTLMSRDQKQEPDYKTGTHKH, from the exons ATGCAGATGGTATATTTTCAGATGAACATTGCCAAAGCAATGAAGAAGAAATCATATCTTTTCGTCAGTCTAATTGTGACAACAATCTTGACAACATGCCTCTACTTCTCAGTCACTTACAGCGATTTTCAAATTCACGATATATTTCTCAAGATGATTcgtgaagaaaattattttgcggATGTAACCGTTAAAGCGGAGACATATAGAGAAAAGGGCATAAAAACTATCCTTCTTTGGAACACGTTATTCGGTGACagaaatttttacttcggGACAGGCGACATTTTCCGCGATTGTCCTTTCAATAAGTGCAAAGTCTTTAACGATCGGGACTATTTGAATGTGGAAGATTACGACGCGATTCTCTTTCACGGTAACGAGATGGATGCGTATGAAGTGCCACAGAAGAGGAAGACAACGCAATTTTATGTGTACGTTAATTTGGAAAGTCCAGCCAATCGAGAAGTATATCCAAAATATCGAAAGAGCTACTTCAACCTCACGATGACATACCGGCTCGACAGTGACATACCCTGGACTTATGATATCATAGAAGATGTAAAAAGCGGCAAATTCCTCGCACCTTCAAGGAATGCTGATTGGAacgtttttcaaaataatacaa TTTTCGCAGGTGCAGAGGACGCGGTGGACGAAATGCCATCTGCGATATTGGACACCGTCAGGGGTAAGAGCAAGCCGGTAACTTGGTTTGTAAGCAATTGCGATGCCAAAAGTGGCCGGCAGAAGTATGTGGAGGAACTGTCGAAGCACATACGCGTCGACATTTATGGCAAGTGCGGCGAATTTAGCTGCGAGAAATATCGGAACTGTTTTAGCGACGTAATTGAGGCCGACTACTTTTTCTACCTGTCCTTCGAGAATTCCTTCTGCGACGATTACGTGACGGAAAAGCTGATGAATCCGCTCAG GTATAATGTCGTCCCGGTGGTTTACGGAGGCGCCAACTACAGTCAGTTCGCACCGCCGAATTCCTACGTAAATGCCTTGGACTTCGACAGTCCGAAGGAGCTCGCCGcgtatttgaaatatctcactCAGGATCTGCAGCGATATCAAAGCTTCCTacaatggaaaaaatattatcgagTCAATGTCGGGACGAAGCAGGCCGTTTGTAACCTTTGCGAAGTGCTGCATAAGCAGAAAAAGCCGAAAATTTATTCGGATTTAACGGATTGGTACGCCAAAGATAAATGTTCTATTCAAGCGCTTCTAGATAATAACGTTGATGGATACGCAACGAAACGTACGCTAATGAGTCGCGATCAGAAACAGGAGCCGGATTATAAAACTGGGACACACAAACATTAA
- the Fuctc gene encoding alpha-(1,3)-fucosyltransferase C isoform X1 — MATKNAFIHGAVGPIEINLIETHARLGQMNIAKAMKKKSYLFVSLIVTTILTTCLYFSVTYSDFQIHDIFLKMIREENYFADVTVKAETYREKGIKTILLWNTLFGDRNFYFGTGDIFRDCPFNKCKVFNDRDYLNVEDYDAILFHGNEMDAYEVPQKRKTTQFYVYVNLESPANREVYPKYRKSYFNLTMTYRLDSDIPWTYDIIEDVKSGKFLAPSRNADWNVFQNNTIFAGAEDAVDEMPSAILDTVRGKSKPVTWFVSNCDAKSGRQKYVEELSKHIRVDIYGKCGEFSCEKYRNCFSDVIEADYFFYLSFENSFCDDYVTEKLMNPLRYNVVPVVYGGANYSQFAPPNSYVNALDFDSPKELAAYLKYLTQDLQRYQSFLQWKKYYRVNVGTKQAVCNLCEVLHKQKKPKIYSDLTDWYAKDKCSIQALLDNNVDGYATKRTLMSRDQKQEPDYKTGTHKH; from the exons ATGGCAACGAAAAATGCTTTCATCCACGGTGCGGTAGGACCAATCGAAATTAATCTGATAGAAACGCACGCCAGATTAGGTCAG ATGAACATTGCCAAAGCAATGAAGAAGAAATCATATCTTTTCGTCAGTCTAATTGTGACAACAATCTTGACAACATGCCTCTACTTCTCAGTCACTTACAGCGATTTTCAAATTCACGATATATTTCTCAAGATGATTcgtgaagaaaattattttgcggATGTAACCGTTAAAGCGGAGACATATAGAGAAAAGGGCATAAAAACTATCCTTCTTTGGAACACGTTATTCGGTGACagaaatttttacttcggGACAGGCGACATTTTCCGCGATTGTCCTTTCAATAAGTGCAAAGTCTTTAACGATCGGGACTATTTGAATGTGGAAGATTACGACGCGATTCTCTTTCACGGTAACGAGATGGATGCGTATGAAGTGCCACAGAAGAGGAAGACAACGCAATTTTATGTGTACGTTAATTTGGAAAGTCCAGCCAATCGAGAAGTATATCCAAAATATCGAAAGAGCTACTTCAACCTCACGATGACATACCGGCTCGACAGTGACATACCCTGGACTTATGATATCATAGAAGATGTAAAAAGCGGCAAATTCCTCGCACCTTCAAGGAATGCTGATTGGAacgtttttcaaaataatacaa TTTTCGCAGGTGCAGAGGACGCGGTGGACGAAATGCCATCTGCGATATTGGACACCGTCAGGGGTAAGAGCAAGCCGGTAACTTGGTTTGTAAGCAATTGCGATGCCAAAAGTGGCCGGCAGAAGTATGTGGAGGAACTGTCGAAGCACATACGCGTCGACATTTATGGCAAGTGCGGCGAATTTAGCTGCGAGAAATATCGGAACTGTTTTAGCGACGTAATTGAGGCCGACTACTTTTTCTACCTGTCCTTCGAGAATTCCTTCTGCGACGATTACGTGACGGAAAAGCTGATGAATCCGCTCAG GTATAATGTCGTCCCGGTGGTTTACGGAGGCGCCAACTACAGTCAGTTCGCACCGCCGAATTCCTACGTAAATGCCTTGGACTTCGACAGTCCGAAGGAGCTCGCCGcgtatttgaaatatctcactCAGGATCTGCAGCGATATCAAAGCTTCCTacaatggaaaaaatattatcgagTCAATGTCGGGACGAAGCAGGCCGTTTGTAACCTTTGCGAAGTGCTGCATAAGCAGAAAAAGCCGAAAATTTATTCGGATTTAACGGATTGGTACGCCAAAGATAAATGTTCTATTCAAGCGCTTCTAGATAATAACGTTGATGGATACGCAACGAAACGTACGCTAATGAGTCGCGATCAGAAACAGGAGCCGGATTATAAAACTGGGACACACAAACATTAA
- the Fuctc gene encoding alpha-(1,3)-fucosyltransferase C isoform X5, with protein MNIAKAMKKKSYLFVSLIVTTILTTCLYFSVTYSDFQIHDIFLKMIREENYFADVTVKAETYREKGIKTILLWNTLFGDRNFYFGTGDIFRDCPFNKCKVFNDRDYLNVEDYDAILFHGNEMDAYEVPQKRKTTQFYVYVNLESPANREVYPKYRKSYFNLTMTYRLDSDIPWTYDIIEDVKSGKFLAPSRNADWNVFQNNTIFAGAEDAVDEMPSAILDTVRGKSKPVTWFVSNCDAKSGRQKYVEELSKHIRVDIYGKCGEFSCEKYRNCFSDVIEADYFFYLSFENSFCDDYVTEKLMNPLRYNVVPVVYGGANYSQFAPPNSYVNALDFDSPKELAAYLKYLTQDLQRYQSFLQWKKYYRVNVGTKQAVCNLCEVLHKQKKPKIYSDLTDWYAKDKCSIQALLDNNVDGYATKRTLMSRDQKQEPDYKTGTHKH; from the exons ATGAACATTGCCAAAGCAATGAAGAAGAAATCATATCTTTTCGTCAGTCTAATTGTGACAACAATCTTGACAACATGCCTCTACTTCTCAGTCACTTACAGCGATTTTCAAATTCACGATATATTTCTCAAGATGATTcgtgaagaaaattattttgcggATGTAACCGTTAAAGCGGAGACATATAGAGAAAAGGGCATAAAAACTATCCTTCTTTGGAACACGTTATTCGGTGACagaaatttttacttcggGACAGGCGACATTTTCCGCGATTGTCCTTTCAATAAGTGCAAAGTCTTTAACGATCGGGACTATTTGAATGTGGAAGATTACGACGCGATTCTCTTTCACGGTAACGAGATGGATGCGTATGAAGTGCCACAGAAGAGGAAGACAACGCAATTTTATGTGTACGTTAATTTGGAAAGTCCAGCCAATCGAGAAGTATATCCAAAATATCGAAAGAGCTACTTCAACCTCACGATGACATACCGGCTCGACAGTGACATACCCTGGACTTATGATATCATAGAAGATGTAAAAAGCGGCAAATTCCTCGCACCTTCAAGGAATGCTGATTGGAacgtttttcaaaataatacaa TTTTCGCAGGTGCAGAGGACGCGGTGGACGAAATGCCATCTGCGATATTGGACACCGTCAGGGGTAAGAGCAAGCCGGTAACTTGGTTTGTAAGCAATTGCGATGCCAAAAGTGGCCGGCAGAAGTATGTGGAGGAACTGTCGAAGCACATACGCGTCGACATTTATGGCAAGTGCGGCGAATTTAGCTGCGAGAAATATCGGAACTGTTTTAGCGACGTAATTGAGGCCGACTACTTTTTCTACCTGTCCTTCGAGAATTCCTTCTGCGACGATTACGTGACGGAAAAGCTGATGAATCCGCTCAG GTATAATGTCGTCCCGGTGGTTTACGGAGGCGCCAACTACAGTCAGTTCGCACCGCCGAATTCCTACGTAAATGCCTTGGACTTCGACAGTCCGAAGGAGCTCGCCGcgtatttgaaatatctcactCAGGATCTGCAGCGATATCAAAGCTTCCTacaatggaaaaaatattatcgagTCAATGTCGGGACGAAGCAGGCCGTTTGTAACCTTTGCGAAGTGCTGCATAAGCAGAAAAAGCCGAAAATTTATTCGGATTTAACGGATTGGTACGCCAAAGATAAATGTTCTATTCAAGCGCTTCTAGATAATAACGTTGATGGATACGCAACGAAACGTACGCTAATGAGTCGCGATCAGAAACAGGAGCCGGATTATAAAACTGGGACACACAAACATTAA
- the Fuctc gene encoding alpha-(1,3)-fucosyltransferase C isoform X3 — MATKNAFIHGAMNIAKAMKKKSYLFVSLIVTTILTTCLYFSVTYSDFQIHDIFLKMIREENYFADVTVKAETYREKGIKTILLWNTLFGDRNFYFGTGDIFRDCPFNKCKVFNDRDYLNVEDYDAILFHGNEMDAYEVPQKRKTTQFYVYVNLESPANREVYPKYRKSYFNLTMTYRLDSDIPWTYDIIEDVKSGKFLAPSRNADWNVFQNNTIFAGAEDAVDEMPSAILDTVRGKSKPVTWFVSNCDAKSGRQKYVEELSKHIRVDIYGKCGEFSCEKYRNCFSDVIEADYFFYLSFENSFCDDYVTEKLMNPLRYNVVPVVYGGANYSQFAPPNSYVNALDFDSPKELAAYLKYLTQDLQRYQSFLQWKKYYRVNVGTKQAVCNLCEVLHKQKKPKIYSDLTDWYAKDKCSIQALLDNNVDGYATKRTLMSRDQKQEPDYKTGTHKH, encoded by the exons ATGGCAACGAAAAATGCTTTCATCCACGGTGCG ATGAACATTGCCAAAGCAATGAAGAAGAAATCATATCTTTTCGTCAGTCTAATTGTGACAACAATCTTGACAACATGCCTCTACTTCTCAGTCACTTACAGCGATTTTCAAATTCACGATATATTTCTCAAGATGATTcgtgaagaaaattattttgcggATGTAACCGTTAAAGCGGAGACATATAGAGAAAAGGGCATAAAAACTATCCTTCTTTGGAACACGTTATTCGGTGACagaaatttttacttcggGACAGGCGACATTTTCCGCGATTGTCCTTTCAATAAGTGCAAAGTCTTTAACGATCGGGACTATTTGAATGTGGAAGATTACGACGCGATTCTCTTTCACGGTAACGAGATGGATGCGTATGAAGTGCCACAGAAGAGGAAGACAACGCAATTTTATGTGTACGTTAATTTGGAAAGTCCAGCCAATCGAGAAGTATATCCAAAATATCGAAAGAGCTACTTCAACCTCACGATGACATACCGGCTCGACAGTGACATACCCTGGACTTATGATATCATAGAAGATGTAAAAAGCGGCAAATTCCTCGCACCTTCAAGGAATGCTGATTGGAacgtttttcaaaataatacaa TTTTCGCAGGTGCAGAGGACGCGGTGGACGAAATGCCATCTGCGATATTGGACACCGTCAGGGGTAAGAGCAAGCCGGTAACTTGGTTTGTAAGCAATTGCGATGCCAAAAGTGGCCGGCAGAAGTATGTGGAGGAACTGTCGAAGCACATACGCGTCGACATTTATGGCAAGTGCGGCGAATTTAGCTGCGAGAAATATCGGAACTGTTTTAGCGACGTAATTGAGGCCGACTACTTTTTCTACCTGTCCTTCGAGAATTCCTTCTGCGACGATTACGTGACGGAAAAGCTGATGAATCCGCTCAG GTATAATGTCGTCCCGGTGGTTTACGGAGGCGCCAACTACAGTCAGTTCGCACCGCCGAATTCCTACGTAAATGCCTTGGACTTCGACAGTCCGAAGGAGCTCGCCGcgtatttgaaatatctcactCAGGATCTGCAGCGATATCAAAGCTTCCTacaatggaaaaaatattatcgagTCAATGTCGGGACGAAGCAGGCCGTTTGTAACCTTTGCGAAGTGCTGCATAAGCAGAAAAAGCCGAAAATTTATTCGGATTTAACGGATTGGTACGCCAAAGATAAATGTTCTATTCAAGCGCTTCTAGATAATAACGTTGATGGATACGCAACGAAACGTACGCTAATGAGTCGCGATCAGAAACAGGAGCCGGATTATAAAACTGGGACACACAAACATTAA
- the Fuctc gene encoding alpha-(1,3)-fucosyltransferase C isoform X2, with protein MATKNAFIHGAVGPIEINLIETHARLGQMNIAKAMKKKSYLFVSLIVTTILTTCLYFSVTYSDFQIHDIFLKMIREENYFADVTVKAETYREKGIKTILLWNTLFGDRNFYFGTGDIFRDCPFNKCKVFNDRDYLNVEDYDAILFHGNEMDAYEVPQKRKTTQFYVYVNLESPANREVYPKYRKSYFNLTMTYRLDSDIPWTYDIIEDVKSGKFLAPSRNADWNVFQNNTSAEDAVDEMPSAILDTVRGKSKPVTWFVSNCDAKSGRQKYVEELSKHIRVDIYGKCGEFSCEKYRNCFSDVIEADYFFYLSFENSFCDDYVTEKLMNPLRYNVVPVVYGGANYSQFAPPNSYVNALDFDSPKELAAYLKYLTQDLQRYQSFLQWKKYYRVNVGTKQAVCNLCEVLHKQKKPKIYSDLTDWYAKDKCSIQALLDNNVDGYATKRTLMSRDQKQEPDYKTGTHKH; from the exons ATGGCAACGAAAAATGCTTTCATCCACGGTGCGGTAGGACCAATCGAAATTAATCTGATAGAAACGCACGCCAGATTAGGTCAG ATGAACATTGCCAAAGCAATGAAGAAGAAATCATATCTTTTCGTCAGTCTAATTGTGACAACAATCTTGACAACATGCCTCTACTTCTCAGTCACTTACAGCGATTTTCAAATTCACGATATATTTCTCAAGATGATTcgtgaagaaaattattttgcggATGTAACCGTTAAAGCGGAGACATATAGAGAAAAGGGCATAAAAACTATCCTTCTTTGGAACACGTTATTCGGTGACagaaatttttacttcggGACAGGCGACATTTTCCGCGATTGTCCTTTCAATAAGTGCAAAGTCTTTAACGATCGGGACTATTTGAATGTGGAAGATTACGACGCGATTCTCTTTCACGGTAACGAGATGGATGCGTATGAAGTGCCACAGAAGAGGAAGACAACGCAATTTTATGTGTACGTTAATTTGGAAAGTCCAGCCAATCGAGAAGTATATCCAAAATATCGAAAGAGCTACTTCAACCTCACGATGACATACCGGCTCGACAGTGACATACCCTGGACTTATGATATCATAGAAGATGTAAAAAGCGGCAAATTCCTCGCACCTTCAAGGAATGCTGATTGGAacgtttttcaaaataatacaa GTGCAGAGGACGCGGTGGACGAAATGCCATCTGCGATATTGGACACCGTCAGGGGTAAGAGCAAGCCGGTAACTTGGTTTGTAAGCAATTGCGATGCCAAAAGTGGCCGGCAGAAGTATGTGGAGGAACTGTCGAAGCACATACGCGTCGACATTTATGGCAAGTGCGGCGAATTTAGCTGCGAGAAATATCGGAACTGTTTTAGCGACGTAATTGAGGCCGACTACTTTTTCTACCTGTCCTTCGAGAATTCCTTCTGCGACGATTACGTGACGGAAAAGCTGATGAATCCGCTCAG GTATAATGTCGTCCCGGTGGTTTACGGAGGCGCCAACTACAGTCAGTTCGCACCGCCGAATTCCTACGTAAATGCCTTGGACTTCGACAGTCCGAAGGAGCTCGCCGcgtatttgaaatatctcactCAGGATCTGCAGCGATATCAAAGCTTCCTacaatggaaaaaatattatcgagTCAATGTCGGGACGAAGCAGGCCGTTTGTAACCTTTGCGAAGTGCTGCATAAGCAGAAAAAGCCGAAAATTTATTCGGATTTAACGGATTGGTACGCCAAAGATAAATGTTCTATTCAAGCGCTTCTAGATAATAACGTTGATGGATACGCAACGAAACGTACGCTAATGAGTCGCGATCAGAAACAGGAGCCGGATTATAAAACTGGGACACACAAACATTAA